The window tttaagtGGCATGGTGGAATGTGTAATGATTAACAGAAGAAGAGGCTCCCATTCCTGAAAGGAGTTTCAAAGTGTgtaaagtcacacacacaaaatgaaaatgcagacCTGAAATTGAAAACTAAAATGATTgctttcttgtcattttaaagGTTTATGACAAAACCTTCACATTATTTAACCATCTGTCAGCAGATCATGTGCATGCAGTATGTGTAGACCTATTGTGGTTGCCTTTAAAAAGTCCACTTTGCTTCTGATTTCTCTCTTTTAACACCACATCAGTCTTATGTACTGTACACTATCACTGACTCTCTTGCTTAACACTTAATGCCTTTTCTCTGTCAAGAAAGGTCATTACTGTACAACACAGTGTTTTGACAGCTTTTTGGCAGTTCATGTCTGCTTCAGTCCTCAATCTCCTAACACAGAGGGGCTGCAGTGCCTCTGAGCAAATTCCCCAGGAAACATGGGATGAGATGTTGTTCCATGATGGAAAAAAAGTTCTCTCGTGGAGGTCAGCTAGATGGATCGCACCTGTGTATTTGCTTAAGAACATTTTAGTTGCCTGATAAGTTGAAACCCTCATTCAAACAACTTTCTTAAACCTACAATGCActtgaaaatgttaacattaaaaagaataaaataataggAACATATTTTTTAGGAAAGGTCCTTCTGTACTTAGTCTGCTTTTCTTTATCAGAAGTACTGTTTTCCTTGTGGTTAAGCATTTAGATTGACAGCTTTTAGCCAAGCATTTGTATTTGCCACTTAGGACtggatatactgtacacagGCAATTTGTCCATAGTTATTTCTTCCTTAGTAACAGAGCACAACCTTGCAAGACTAAACTATGTTTCTTACATGCCTTGACCACTGGAGCCAAATACCACTGACATCATGACTTTGACCTTTTTTCATGAGAGTTATTCTAGAGTGCCCATTTCCAGGGTGTCAGTGACATCTGACTGTGTAAGCATGAATTTTAAGAGCTGCACTCTGATATCTGGATGACTCCTTTGTACAGTAGCCAGACCCACTAATCCCACTTGGCAATGAAGACTGCTGGTAATATGAATCAATGTAGATGTTTACTGTCATTTACAAACTGAGAATCAACATTTAGATTTTCAAATTGAATTCATCCGCAGAGATGTGGGATTGTGACAACTGTGGTTTGTTATAAGATAGTCAGGGCATCGCAGTTCATAAACTTATTATCATGGTTACATATCCTCCCAGATCTTCTTCACCTCAAGGGAGACATCCAACTCATCCATATCTGGTTTTCTCATCATATGTAGACTTTGCAAGGAACCCAGTTCAAGTCCAGTTTCCTCTCGAGTGGAACTACAGCAGACATTCTCTCCTATCTCCTGTACCAGTGAGATTATGGCTTCCGGTCTGCAGAGGCAATATCCTCTGTACTTTGGAAAATGTTGATCTAATTTCATTTGCACCAAACTTGCCCTGAACCTGATTTTGTCTGAGCAAAATTTCTTCATTATTTGTAGTACCTTTGCaaactttctgaaaaaaaaaaccccaaatagTCTATAATTGTTTTCCCTTAAACAAGCCATGTTTTATGAAAGCATTAAAATTGGGAGGAGTTTTGCCAAACTCCTCCTGTGGCATGGTTCCCACCCCTTTCACAGGGTCCAAAGcagagcagcacacacactctcatacacacattACTGCCTTATATGGATGAGGTGACATCACTCACTAGAGGTCCAGTGGTGCTCCACTGTATTTGTTCACCTTTCATTGTCCTGATAACATGTTTGGAATGTGACGGTGGAAGAtctgtgaaaaatgtattctcaGTGGATTTTGTATAATGTCCAAACGTGCTGATTGTAGAGCATCCATAGTGGGTAAGTTTAAATTGGGTTTGTTGTTAAGTTTCTGAGTTGTTGTGACTGTGTCCACAATAGTGGatatgttttaaatgagaatcATTTGAACATTTAGAGGTTGTTTAAGCTGTAGATGCACAATCTTCCTTGTTGCGCTGGTGCCTGTATTAATTTGGTTTCTTTTGCAATGCAAAGATTTTCAGGTTGAATATTGTATTAGCATGTCCTTGGGAGTGTAACAGGAGAAGATGCAGCTTTGCATTGAATCTGCTTTGCATGCATTTTGTTGGAGCCGGAGATGAGAATGGACATGAGCAGCATTGAAAGAAGCTAAGAGAAAAGAAGACCACTTGGTGAGGGGGTGTTAGTTAAACTTTCACTAGCAGTTTGTGTTCTTAGTCTCTATCCCAAGAGCAGGGATAAAAGTAGCAGGAGTTCTTGGGATTTGTAGTGTAGATCTTTGTTAGTTTTCCGTCTTGTTTGTATTgctgtattgtactgtatataatgaaCTGATATAATCAGTTCTATCAAATTCTGCTTTTGTCTCAGATAGATAGAAATAGCTTCAAGTGTTGGActcaaatataatatttttttgtggtaAAGTGGTCAATTACTGGATTTCTGTGAATGatagtttaaatatttaatgaaaatTTGGGTTTGTATCTTGGGGGTGTGTGTTTTGAGATTATAACTTAAAGAGAAAACACTCTCTAATTAGACTTATGAAATGTCTGAATAGAATCAGGATTATCACTCTGGCTTATCACTATCACTGAAACATTAACTGGGATAAAACATTGGATCCAggaataaatgattaatttttcCATGAAATGATggcaaacacagatacacagttGCTGACTTTGAAACCATAAAACACGAAACTAATGCCTTACCTTTTTTTTATCCCTCCACATTTTAGACTGAAGAGGTTGCTTGAGAACGAAAAGGCCTACCAGgtaagaaaggagagggagcaCTCTAAACGTCTGGCCAAGGTGCAGGAGGAGCTGGTCAAGCTGAAGTCCTTTGCCCTGATGTTGGTCAATGAGCGCCAGCAGCAACTGGAGCAAATGGACCAACAGAGCCAGCGGGTCCAGGAACTGAgccagcagcttcagcagcaggaacaggCACTGAGTGAAGCCAGGGAGCGTGCTCAGGAGGATGGCCACAGGGTGCTGAGCCTGGAGGCTGAGCTTAAAGAGAAATCTGCCAAGCTTAACCAACAACACGAGGAGATGAGTGCCAAGCTGGCCAGTCAGGAGATCCACAACCGTCAACTTAATGCCAAACTTTTAGGGCTTAGGCATAAAGTGGAGGAGCAAGAGAAGAGCAACAGGGCCTTGAGGAAATCTGAGGAGGAACTGCAGGAGCTGAGGGAGAAGATCGGCAAAGGGGAATGTGGCAACTCCAACTTGATTACTGAGTTGGAGAACTTGCGGAAACGGGTGCTGGAGATGGAGGGAAAGGATGAGGAGATTACCAAGACTGAAAATCAGTGTAAGGAGCTAAGAAAGAGGCTACATGAGGAGGATAGCAAGAGTAAAGACCTCAGGCTGGAAGTGGAGAAGCTCCAGAAAAGAATGATGGAGTTAGAGAAACTTGAGGGTGCCTTCAGCATAAACAAGGCTGAGTGTGCACAGTTACACACTGCtctagagagagagaagggccTGACCAAAGAGCTCTCAGATGAAGTCTTAGCTCTCAAGATCCGCGTAAAGGAGCTTGAGTCCTCTGAACTCAAGTTAGAAAAGGCAGAGCTGAGCCTTAAGGATGACTTGAGTAAACTGAAGTCATTGACTGTTGCTTTGATGGAAGAACGAAAGACCCTGATGGAAAGAATGAagtcagatgagaagaaaaaggaagattTTAGTAAGATGGTAAAAGTTGAGCAGGGTAAAGTTATGGAGGTGACTGAGAAATTGATAGAGGAAAGCAAAAAGCTCCTGAAGTTGAAATCAGAGATGGAAACCAAAGTAGAGACTCTAACCATAGAAAAGGGGGAGCTATGCACTAAGCTAGCCTACGAAATTGATAAAACTAAGGATCTTAATTCTAAGGTCAGTCAAATGAAAAAGAGGTTAGATGGATTTGAGCAAGCAGAAAAGCTATCAGTGAAGAATTCAGTGAAATGTGATCTGGGAAGAATGTCTGACCCCGTTAAAAGAGAAGATAACAAAGTTAAGGAGCTGACATTTGAAATTGAGCGCCTAAAAAATCGTCTCAAACAACTTGAAGTAGTTGAAGGAGATTTGATCAAGACAGAGGATCAGTATGGCATGTTGGAGAAAAGGTTCATGAATGAACAAGACAAAGCCAACATTCTTTCCCAACAGGTGGAGGAAATGAGGAGTCAGATAGCACGAAACAAAGCAAttgagaaaggagaggaggaaagccAGGAAGAAGACCTCCAACAACGATGCAAGAGAGAGGAGGTCAAAACCAGGGAACTGCAGGCTGATGTCGTAGCCCTCAAGGAGAAGATCCATGAGCTGATGAACAAGGAAGATCAACTTTCTCAGCTCCAAGTGGATTACTCTATCCTGCAGCAGAGGTTcttggaagaggaggagaaagccaAGAACATGGGCACGGAAGTTTTCCATCTCACCAAAGAACTGGAGATAGCAAAGCGTCATAGTCGAGCTCTAAGGCCCAGTTTGAATGGGAGGAGAATGGTGGACGTTGCTGTGACATCCACTGGAGTACAGACAGAGGCATCGTCCACTGGGCCAGTAGAGGAGGATACCCCAGCTGTGTTTATCAGGAAGTCTGTTCAAGAAGAGAATCACATCATGAACAACCTCAGACAGAAGTGCCTGAAGAAGTCAACAGAAAAGAGTGGTGCTATTGAGCGTTGCCCTTCATCTAACAGCGACCTGGGTGTGAAGAAATCCTGGATTCCCTGGATGAGGAAAAAGGACACCACCACTCAAGAGACCAACTTGGAAAAGCGTTTGCACATTAATGGAAATCATTTGCCTTCTGAACTGACCATGTCCCAAAAGCAAGGGCAGCCTTTACACATCCGAGTAACGCCAGACCACCAAAACAACATGGCCACTCTTGAGATCAGCAGCCCTACTGCTGAGGACGTTTTCTCTAGCTCAGTTCCCCTCAGCCCCAACCCATCTCAACCTAAATCCAGAATCACAATCATTCCCACCTACTCTGCTCCTACACACAAGAAAAAGTCCACCACTGGATCTCAGGGCCCCGAAAGAGCCAAGtctccagtcaccatcacaacGATATCCAGAGCCAAGTCTCCAGAAAGCAGCCGAGctccctcctctgcctcagGAAGGCCATTGTCTCCTGTCTCTATTATGACAGTGAGCACTGCTATAGTGCCTGAAGCATCTGCCTCCCCAGAACCCCAGGAGATGACCATGGGCCGAGCTGTGTTCAAGGTTACCCCTGAGAAGCAGATAGTCCCAATGCCTATACGGAAGGGTCACAACAACACTagcatcatcaccaccactgacgATAACAGGATCCATATTCATCTAGGCAACAGCATCACTCCAAAGATGGTAGTCAGGCCGGTGGCTGCTGTAACAGAGGGCAGGGAAATGACCTTATCAACTGGGACAGTTTTACGCTCCCCCCGCCAAATCACCACCACTGCTACCAGGAGCACACAGAGCAAAGTGATGAGCAGTATAACAATTTCCCCTGTTACATCCACTACTTCCAGACCCACACAAAGCATGGTAAGTTTCGCTTAAAGGTTCTGTTCGTCCAAATTATGAAAGAACATAATTCTTCCTATAAAGCCATCTATAGCCATCCTATGATGGCTATAGATTTATTTCGTCCATTCTTTGAGATACTTGATAGACTAGATAATCCATACATATTactgagaacagtacactggaAGTACTTGCTACCAAAGAAATCGATAAAAAGTAGATTTGGTTGAAAGTAGTACCAAAGAAAATTCCATTCATCTTCATTGTATTGACTTTTCTCATCCCTCAATGGGGGATATCTCAAGATTtgggcaaataaaacccaaactatcaGCTATACTGGGCAGCTCGTGGACGAGATGagatgatttttctttttttggattTTCACCAAATCATTAATAgtccaatattttgggaaatatagttaaaatagttggatgagaagatcaatataaCCCAATGTCTGTTTGTTAAATACAGGGCTACAGTTAGCAGCCTGTTAGCATAGCTTAGGACAATGCCTGGAAACAGGTTGAAAtggctagcctggttctgtccaaaggaagcaaaaatccacctactagcacctctaaagctcactaattaacacattatatgtcattttttgtgtaaaaattacatttagctGTTTTACAGTGGGTTATGTGCCAGGCCTGACCCCATTGACCATAACCCCcctgtaaaatgtcagattgTTGTGTTTTCCCTTCGGTtattgtacggattaaacaaacaagatataacgtgtcaTATCTAGCTTTAGAGGTGatgtattttgttgtctttggacagagccagactcgCTGTTTCaaccagtttccagtctttgtgctaagctacgctaactagctgctggctgtaggcttatatttagcatacagacatgatcttctcatgtaactctcagatagaaagtgaataagcttatatcccaaaatgttaaacaatttCTTTAGGATGCATTAGGTCTTTTCTTCATTGTCTTGAGGGTGACAATGGTTTCATATTTCTATattacacatatgatgtttCATTAGGTAAATATGTTCGCTAACAGCTTCATCTCACACTGCTAGGAAAGGGAGATGAAGCAACACTGTGTTGGTGTTTCAGTGGACCTTATGC is drawn from Siniperca chuatsi isolate FFG_IHB_CAS linkage group LG15, ASM2008510v1, whole genome shotgun sequence and contains these coding sequences:
- the LOC122861927 gene encoding filamin-A-interacting protein 1-like isoform X1 — encoded protein: MRSKSSGVESPATGVLGVPQGDHDISQEQEVGLPVKSLMAKVQQKEGEDKVEVEVISDKEKLLFDSPEAGDKRGDIMDLSKEGLLKLLGIMEGEVQAREVVICMLKSKPTVPEALESRYGSAVPGSALQALQRDDSITGTEPYNHSVYQKPMVELERLQEKHKETYRRMLGQLLLAEKCHRRTVHELDTEKRKHADYMNKSDDFTNLLEQERERLKRLLENEKAYQVRKEREHSKRLAKVQEELVKLKSFALMLVNERQQQLEQMDQQSQRVQELSQQLQQQEQALSEARERAQEDGHRVLSLEAELKEKSAKLNQQHEEMSAKLASQEIHNRQLNAKLLGLRHKVEEQEKSNRALRKSEEELQELREKIGKGECGNSNLITELENLRKRVLEMEGKDEEITKTENQCKELRKRLHEEDSKSKDLRLEVEKLQKRMMELEKLEGAFSINKAECAQLHTALEREKGLTKELSDEVLALKIRVKELESSELKLEKAELSLKDDLSKLKSLTVALMEERKTLMERMKSDEKKKEDFSKMVKVEQGKVMEVTEKLIEESKKLLKLKSEMETKVETLTIEKGELCTKLAYEIDKTKDLNSKVSQMKKRLDGFEQAEKLSVKNSVKCDLGRMSDPVKREDNKVKELTFEIERLKNRLKQLEVVEGDLIKTEDQYGMLEKRFMNEQDKANILSQQVEEMRSQIARNKAIEKGEEESQEEDLQQRCKREEVKTRELQADVVALKEKIHELMNKEDQLSQLQVDYSILQQRFLEEEEKAKNMGTEVFHLTKELEIAKRHSRALRPSLNGRRMVDVAVTSTGVQTEASSTGPVEEDTPAVFIRKSVQEENHIMNNLRQKCLKKSTEKSGAIERCPSSNSDLGVKKSWIPWMRKKDTTTQETNLEKRLHINGNHLPSELTMSQKQGQPLHIRVTPDHQNNMATLEISSPTAEDVFSSSVPLSPNPSQPKSRITIIPTYSAPTHKKKSTTGSQGPERAKSPVTITTISRAKSPESSRAPSSASGRPLSPVSIMTVSTAIVPEASASPEPQEMTMGRAVFKVTPEKQIVPMPIRKGHNNTSIITTTDDNRIHIHLGNSITPKMVVRPVAAVTEGREMTLSTGTVLRSPRQITTTATRSTQSKVMSSITISPVTSTTSRPTQSMQTGHDAQPPRTGLTRIPMSKSLKTGKAVLGSLGISGGVKLESRAESQSMRIEVKKSTVNSNTLQNGGKA
- the LOC122861927 gene encoding filamin-A-interacting protein 1-like isoform X2, which encodes MRSKSSGVESPATGVLGVPQGDHDISQEQEVGLPVKSLMAKVQQKEGEDKVEVEVISDKEKLLFDSPEAGDKRGDIMDLSKEGLLKLLGIMEGEVQAREVVICMLKSKPTVPEALESRYGSAVPGSALQALQRDDSITGTEPYNHSVYQKPMVELERLQEKHKETYRRMLGQLLLAEKCHRRTVHELDTEKRKHADYMNKSDDFTNLLEQERERLKRLLENEKAYQVRKEREHSKRLAKVQEELVKLKSFALMLVNERQQQLEQMDQQSQRVQELSQQLQQQEQALSEARERAQEDGHRVLSLEAELKEKSAKLNQQHEEMSAKLASQEIHNRQLNAKLLGLRHKVEEQEKSNRALRKSEEELQELREKIGKGECGNSNLITELENLRKRVLEMEGKDEEITKTENQCKELRKRLHEEDSKSKDLRLEVEKLQKRMMELEKLEGAFSINKAECAQLHTALEREKGLTKELSDEVLALKIRVKELESSELKLEKAELSLKDDLSKLKSLTVALMEERKTLMERMKSDEKKKEDFSKMVKVEQGKVMEVTEKLIEESKKLLKLKSEMETKVETLTIEKGELCTKLAYEIDKTKDLNSKVSQMKKRLDGFEQAEKLSVKNSVKCDLGRMSDPVKREDNKVKELTFEIERLKNRLKQLEVVEGDLIKTEDQYGMLEKRFMNEQDKANILSQQVEEMRSQIARNKAIEKGEEESQEEDLQQRCKREEVKTRELQADVVALKEKIHELMNKEDQLSQLQVDYSILQQRFLEEEEKAKNMGTEVFHLTKELEIAKRHSRALRPSLNGRRMVDVAVTSTGVQTEASSTGPVEEDTPAVFIRKSVQEENHIMNNLRQKCLKKSTEKSGAIERCPSSNSDLGVKKSWIPWMRKKDTTTQETNLEKRLHINGNHLPSELTMSQKQGQPLHIRVTPDHQNNMATLEISSPTAEDVFSSSVPLSPNPSQPKSRITIIPTYSAPTHKKKSTTGSQGPERAKSPVTITTISRAKSPESSRAPSSASGRPLSPVSIMTVSTAIVPEASASPEPQEMTMGRAVFKVTPEKQIVPMPIRKGHNNTSIITTTDDNRIHIHLGNSITPKMVVRPVAAVTEGREMTLSTGTVLRSPRQITTTATRSTQSKVMSSITISPVTSTTSRPTQSMTGHDAQPPRTGLTRIPMSKSLKTGKAVLGSLGISGGVKLESRAESQSMRIEVKKSTVNSNTLQNGGKA